One stretch of Streptomyces sp. 135 DNA includes these proteins:
- a CDS encoding MFS transporter, with protein MRAEAFFMPSDTSASGTPPTTYRDLLRNREFVGLYASFTLTVAASTLSGFALGTLVNQQTKSPFLTAVSMYGATFATVLGALTLMSVADGSRPRRTLVALQCVSLVGVAAQAVPGLPLAARFGLLLVLGFFQSLGTGTRMGLLAEVVPNSSYALARSLMNITSGGMAILGYAIGAVLLRYLSPQEVFAVATALTCGGLIIVAVTVRERSIRLTRRPGLRQTWTTNIEVFSHSGQRALLLNLWVPNGLIVGCEALFISYAPHHAGVFLAAGSAGMLLGDLAVGRLFTAEQRRRYAFALRLLLAAPYLLFAVHPPVLVATARCSSPVSASLPPCRSRSSFWS; from the coding sequence GTGCGCGCGGAGGCTTTTTTCATGCCTTCTGACACATCTGCCTCCGGCACGCCTCCCACCACCTACCGTGACCTGCTCCGCAACCGTGAATTCGTCGGCCTGTACGCCAGCTTCACACTGACGGTCGCCGCGAGCACCTTGTCGGGCTTCGCGCTCGGCACGCTGGTCAACCAGCAGACCAAGTCCCCGTTCCTGACCGCTGTGAGCATGTACGGCGCCACCTTCGCGACGGTACTCGGTGCGCTGACGCTGATGTCGGTCGCGGACGGAAGCCGTCCTCGCCGGACCCTTGTCGCGCTCCAGTGCGTCTCGCTCGTAGGTGTTGCCGCACAGGCGGTTCCAGGGCTGCCGCTCGCCGCCCGGTTCGGTCTGCTCCTTGTATTGGGGTTCTTCCAGTCTCTGGGAACAGGCACACGGATGGGGCTGCTCGCCGAGGTAGTACCGAACTCCTCATATGCACTGGCACGTTCGCTGATGAACATCACCTCGGGAGGCATGGCCATCCTCGGCTACGCCATCGGCGCCGTACTGCTGCGGTACCTGAGCCCGCAGGAGGTCTTCGCCGTCGCGACCGCCCTGACCTGCGGTGGATTGATCATTGTGGCGGTGACGGTCCGGGAACGCTCGATCCGTCTGACCCGCCGCCCTGGACTGCGCCAGACCTGGACGACGAACATCGAGGTTTTCTCCCACTCCGGCCAACGCGCGCTGCTGCTGAACCTGTGGGTCCCCAATGGCCTGATCGTTGGCTGCGAGGCCCTATTCATCTCCTACGCCCCTCATCACGCCGGCGTCTTCCTGGCCGCCGGATCGGCAGGCATGCTCCTCGGTGACCTGGCGGTCGGGCGGCTGTTCACCGCCGAGCAGCGGCGCCGCTACGCATTCGCCCTGCGACTGCTGCTCGCCGCCCCCTACCTGCTGTTCGCCGTCCACCCGCCCGTGCTGGTGGCGACAGCCCGGTGTTCATCGCCAGTGTCGGCTTCGCTGCCACCCTGCCGCTCCAGGAGCAGCTTCTGGAGCTGA
- a CDS encoding site-specific integrase, with the protein MPTVVQLPAGKALTLRAAADAFLDSLRNPNTVRSYGVGVDKTAQRIGEARPLGSVADDEIGEALELLWGTAAVNTWNARRAAVLSWLGWCESYGYDGPAVPAWTKRLAVPDSETPARSKMAVDRLIARREVHLREKTLWRMLYETAARAEEVLGVNIEDLDLAARRCSVKAKGARSKARRRGQAREDFVLETVYWDAGTARLLPRLLRGRIRGPVFVTHRRPGPGKVVSPRDVCPDTGLARLSYGQARALLDEHTAVRGPGTGWDLHEYRHSALTHLGEQGASLLMLMAKSRHKKPENARRYFKPSHEAISELTSLLAPGDTRR; encoded by the coding sequence GTGCCCACCGTGGTGCAACTGCCGGCCGGGAAGGCGTTGACTCTCCGCGCGGCGGCGGACGCCTTCCTCGACTCGCTGCGCAATCCGAACACGGTCCGCAGCTACGGAGTCGGCGTCGACAAGACCGCCCAGCGGATCGGGGAGGCCCGCCCGCTGGGGTCGGTCGCGGACGACGAGATCGGCGAGGCCCTGGAACTGCTGTGGGGCACTGCGGCGGTCAACACCTGGAACGCCCGCCGGGCGGCGGTGCTCTCCTGGCTGGGCTGGTGCGAGTCGTACGGCTACGACGGCCCGGCGGTCCCGGCCTGGACGAAGCGGCTGGCGGTGCCGGACTCCGAGACCCCGGCCCGCTCGAAGATGGCCGTGGACCGACTCATCGCCCGCCGCGAGGTCCACCTGCGGGAGAAGACGCTGTGGCGAATGCTCTACGAGACCGCCGCCCGCGCGGAGGAGGTCCTCGGCGTGAACATCGAGGATCTGGACCTCGCCGCCCGCCGCTGCTCGGTGAAGGCCAAGGGCGCCCGCAGCAAGGCCCGCCGCCGCGGTCAGGCGCGCGAGGACTTCGTGCTGGAGACCGTCTACTGGGACGCCGGCACCGCCCGGCTCCTGCCCCGGCTGCTGCGCGGCCGTATCCGGGGGCCGGTGTTCGTCACCCATCGCCGCCCGGGCCCGGGGAAGGTGGTCAGCCCGCGCGACGTGTGCCCGGACACCGGCCTGGCCCGCCTCTCCTATGGCCAGGCCCGCGCCCTGCTCGACGAGCACACCGCCGTGCGTGGGCCGGGGACGGGCTGGGACCTGCATGAGTACCGTCATTCCGCCTTGACCCACCTGGGCGAGCAGGGCGCCTCCCTGCTGATGCTGATGGCGAAGTCGAGGCACAAGAAGCCGGAGAACGCCCGCCGCTACTTCAAGCCCTCGCACGAGGCGATCTCGGAGTTGACCAGTCTGCTCGCACCTGGCGACACCCGTCGGTGA
- a CDS encoding tyrosine-type recombinase/integrase — protein sequence MPAVVRLPVGKALTVRAAADVFLDSLDNANTLRSYGIGVGKTAEHLGETRPLATVADDEIGGALEQLWGEAAVNTWNARRASVLSWLGWCAERGYDGPAVPAWVKRMPPPDSETPARSKMAVDRLIARRDVHLREKMLWRMLYETVARAEEILGVNIEELDLAARRAPVKAKGAKPRTRSCGAPREDYVMEPVYWDAGTARLLPRLIKGRTRGPVFVTHRKPGPGKVVSPRDVCPDTGLVRLSYGQARALLDAHTAVGGVAGTGWDLHEYRHSGLTHLGEAGASLPMLIAKSRHKKPENMRRYFHPSAEAIAEVTSLLAPGDSRR from the coding sequence GTGCCCGCCGTCGTACGACTGCCCGTCGGGAAGGCGTTGACCGTCCGCGCGGCGGCCGACGTGTTCCTCGACTCACTCGACAATGCGAACACCCTCCGGTCGTACGGAATTGGCGTCGGCAAGACCGCCGAACACCTCGGCGAGACCCGCCCGCTCGCCACCGTCGCGGACGACGAGATCGGCGGCGCCCTCGAACAGCTGTGGGGCGAGGCCGCGGTCAACACGTGGAACGCCCGGCGGGCGTCGGTGCTGTCATGGCTGGGCTGGTGCGCCGAGCGCGGGTACGACGGCCCGGCTGTCCCGGCCTGGGTGAAGCGGATGCCCCCGCCGGACTCGGAGACCCCGGCCCGCTCGAAGATGGCCGTCGACCGGCTGATCGCCCGACGCGACGTCCACCTCCGGGAGAAGATGCTGTGGCGGATGCTCTACGAGACCGTCGCGCGTGCGGAGGAGATCCTCGGCGTCAACATCGAGGAGCTGGACCTCGCCGCCCGCAGGGCCCCGGTGAAGGCCAAGGGCGCGAAGCCGCGCACCCGAAGCTGCGGCGCCCCGCGCGAGGACTACGTCATGGAGCCCGTGTACTGGGACGCCGGCACCGCCCGCCTGCTGCCCCGACTGATCAAGGGCCGTACCCGCGGGCCGGTGTTCGTCACCCACCGCAAGCCGGGCCCCGGGAAGGTCGTCAGCCCGCGCGACGTGTGCCCGGACACCGGGCTGGTCCGGCTGTCGTACGGGCAGGCCCGCGCCCTCCTGGACGCGCACACGGCTGTCGGGGGTGTGGCGGGAACGGGCTGGGACCTGCACGAGTACCGGCACTCCGGCCTCACCCACCTCGGTGAGGCCGGGGCCAGCCTGCCGATGCTCATAGCGAAGTCGCGGCACAAGAAGCCGGAGAACATGCGGCGTTACTTCCACCCCTCGGCTGAGGCGATCGCCGAGGTCACCAGCCTTCTCGCGCCCGGAGACAGCAGGCGCTGA
- a CDS encoding helix-turn-helix domain-containing protein, with amino-acid sequence MRPKHEPEQITDLSRLRAFMNPLRMQLYRLLYAAGTATASQLAEHVDETPSLVSYHLRKLAEHGFVTQASGQGTDGRERWWQVASEEGWGFRDSDFADTPEGAAAVGAVTRGIFDTRVAQYRTYLDQKSAWGKAWTDASFSSEWLLDLTPAELAEMSDELEALARRWRERGKAAKAADDTEDREHVSVHLYGFPFRP; translated from the coding sequence ATGCGACCGAAGCACGAGCCTGAGCAGATCACCGACCTGTCACGGTTGAGGGCGTTCATGAACCCGCTGCGGATGCAGCTGTACCGGCTGCTGTACGCCGCGGGCACCGCGACCGCCTCTCAGCTCGCCGAGCATGTCGACGAAACGCCCTCGCTGGTCAGCTACCACTTGCGCAAGCTGGCTGAGCACGGCTTCGTGACCCAGGCGAGTGGCCAGGGCACCGACGGCCGCGAGCGCTGGTGGCAGGTGGCATCTGAAGAGGGCTGGGGCTTCCGTGACTCGGACTTCGCGGACACGCCCGAGGGAGCCGCCGCCGTCGGCGCGGTGACCCGAGGGATCTTCGACACCCGCGTCGCCCAGTACCGCACGTATCTCGACCAGAAGTCCGCCTGGGGGAAGGCGTGGACCGACGCATCCTTCAGCTCCGAGTGGCTGCTCGACCTCACCCCGGCCGAACTCGCCGAGATGAGCGACGAGCTTGAGGCGCTGGCCCGGCGCTGGCGGGAGCGCGGCAAGGCCGCCAAGGCGGCCGACGACACCGAGGACCGCGAGCACGTGTCTGTGCACCTCTACGGCTTTCCCTTCCGGCCCTGA
- a CDS encoding MFS transporter — protein sequence MATPETALPKHAATPAHRDGNVLRWLTAYTVSLIGDSVYFVALAWSAQKAAGPTEVGLVMAAGAVPRALLMLGGGVVADRFDPRRVLLGSDTLRCLLILAVAAGIALTAPALWILVTVALVFGAVDALFVPAVGALPPRITAPDQLARVTGMRSLSTRLSQIAGPPIGGLAMGLGGPAAAFTVAGLLIALSLPLLLTIRIRPLGAPDAERPEPGTARQDLLDGLRYIRRHRLIGPLVAAGAVCELGLTGTLNVGMVLLNAERGWGPSGYGWIVSSFSGGAAASAALLAIAGWLPRAGLMMAGTLLVGCAGAATIALVPTLWLASVLAAVIGLCAGVFGSLDNALIQTAADPAYLGRVTSVVMLTMVGLAPLSYPLVGAAIGAWGAAPVFVACGTFASLGVGIALASDAVRHAELPRQRPGVTIY from the coding sequence ATGGCCACCCCAGAGACAGCCCTGCCCAAACACGCCGCCACACCGGCCCACCGCGACGGCAACGTGTTGCGCTGGCTCACCGCCTACACCGTCTCCCTCATTGGCGACAGCGTGTACTTCGTCGCCCTGGCCTGGTCCGCCCAGAAGGCCGCCGGTCCTACCGAAGTCGGTCTAGTCATGGCTGCCGGGGCAGTACCACGAGCGTTACTCATGCTCGGTGGGGGCGTGGTGGCCGACCGGTTCGACCCCCGCCGGGTGCTTCTCGGCAGTGACACGCTGCGCTGCCTCCTCATCCTGGCGGTGGCCGCCGGTATCGCGCTGACGGCTCCGGCCTTGTGGATCCTGGTCACGGTGGCGCTCGTCTTCGGCGCCGTCGACGCACTGTTCGTACCCGCTGTCGGTGCTCTTCCGCCCCGGATCACCGCCCCCGACCAGTTGGCCCGGGTCACCGGCATGCGCTCGCTGTCGACGCGCCTCAGCCAGATCGCGGGCCCGCCGATCGGCGGCCTGGCCATGGGACTCGGTGGACCCGCAGCCGCCTTCACCGTCGCCGGACTGCTCATAGCCCTGTCCCTGCCGCTCCTGCTGACGATACGGATACGGCCCCTCGGGGCGCCCGACGCGGAGCGGCCGGAGCCCGGCACCGCGCGGCAGGACCTGCTCGACGGCCTGCGCTACATCCGCCGCCACCGACTCATCGGCCCGCTCGTCGCCGCCGGCGCCGTCTGCGAACTGGGCCTCACCGGCACCCTCAACGTCGGCATGGTGCTCCTCAACGCCGAACGCGGCTGGGGTCCTTCCGGCTACGGCTGGATCGTCAGCAGCTTCAGCGGAGGGGCTGCGGCCAGCGCCGCGTTGCTCGCGATCGCCGGTTGGCTGCCGCGTGCCGGCCTGATGATGGCCGGGACGCTGCTCGTGGGCTGCGCGGGTGCGGCCACGATCGCTTTGGTGCCGACCCTGTGGCTCGCCTCGGTGCTGGCTGCGGTCATCGGACTGTGTGCGGGCGTCTTCGGCAGCCTGGACAACGCCCTCATACAGACTGCGGCGGACCCGGCCTATCTTGGCCGGGTCACTTCCGTGGTCATGCTCACCATGGTCGGTCTCGCCCCCCTCAGCTATCCGCTGGTCGGTGCCGCCATTGGAGCCTGGGGCGCCGCCCCGGTGTTCGTCGCCTGCGGCACCTTCGCCAGCCTGGGCGTGGGCATCGCCCTGGCCTCCGACGCGGTGCGGCACGCCGAACTGCCCCGGCAGCGGCCAGGCGTGACCATCTACTGA
- a CDS encoding winged helix-turn-helix domain-containing protein codes for MRYPQGGGLTAERQVFRERVRMEAVGMFADGRGSTEIAKELRVSVRSVQRWRRAWQEAGEDGVRSRGPVSRPKLSDALFAVLEEELAKGPVAHGWPDQRWTLARIKTLIGRRFHKSMTLSGISQMLRRHGWSHQVPARRVIERDEKAVTGWVKDVWPHVEPPRRRSGPGSSSRTKPDSR; via the coding sequence ATGAGGTATCCGCAGGGTGGGGGTCTGACCGCGGAGAGGCAAGTGTTCCGTGAGCGGGTCCGGATGGAAGCGGTCGGTATGTTCGCCGATGGGCGGGGCAGTACGGAGATCGCCAAGGAGTTACGGGTCAGTGTCCGGTCGGTCCAGCGGTGGCGGCGGGCCTGGCAGGAGGCGGGCGAGGACGGGGTTCGTTCGCGTGGTCCGGTGTCCCGGCCGAAGCTCAGCGATGCGCTCTTCGCCGTGCTCGAGGAGGAGTTGGCCAAAGGTCCGGTCGCTCACGGGTGGCCTGATCAGCGGTGGACACTCGCCCGGATCAAGACCCTGATCGGGCGGCGGTTCCACAAGTCCATGACGCTGTCGGGGATCTCCCAGATGCTGCGGCGGCATGGCTGGAGCCACCAGGTTCCAGCACGTCGGGTCATCGAGCGTGACGAGAAGGCCGTGACCGGCTGGGTCAAGGACGTGTGGCCACACGTGGAACCACCGCGGCGGCGCTCGGGGCCTGGCTCGTCTTCGAGGACGAAGCCGGATTCTCGATGA
- a CDS encoding transposase, whose translation MTPPTSRTWSRRGTTPVIRVRGRSQRRFSIAALCCHKPGERSRLIYRPRRHTDHKSGGRKSFAWTEYRDLLIAAHQQLGGPIVLIWDNLNVHKDRRMRAFIDTHDWITAYHLPPYTPDLNPVEGIWSILRRTSQANTAFTNSDHLISRLRHGLRQIQYRSDIIDGCLTATGLTLTTPRLQTQ comes from the coding sequence ATGACGCCGCCGACCTCCCGCACCTGGAGCCGGCGCGGAACCACACCGGTCATCCGGGTCCGCGGCCGTTCCCAACGCCGCTTCTCCATCGCAGCCCTGTGCTGCCACAAACCGGGCGAGCGTTCCCGCCTGATCTACCGGCCCAGACGGCATACCGACCATAAGAGCGGCGGCCGCAAGAGCTTCGCCTGGACCGAGTACCGCGACCTCCTCATAGCCGCCCACCAGCAGCTCGGCGGACCGATCGTCCTCATCTGGGACAACCTCAACGTCCACAAAGACCGCCGCATGCGGGCCTTCATCGACACACACGACTGGATCACCGCCTACCACCTACCGCCCTACACACCCGACCTCAACCCCGTCGAAGGCATCTGGTCGATCCTCCGCCGGACCAGTCAGGCCAACACCGCCTTCACCAACTCCGACCATCTCATCAGCCGACTCCGACACGGCCTCCGCCAGATCCAATACCGCAGCGACATCATCGACGGGTGTCTCACCGCGACCGGCCTCACACTGACGACACCACGCCTACAAACTCAGTAA
- a CDS encoding IS5 family transposase → MGRGAWSWIVPDGLWEIAKPLIPPSRVRPQGGGTQDTPDETLFAAIIYVLVSGCAWRQLPSCFGISKSTAHRRFLIWSRAGVWGRLHEAVLHRLDDAGLIDVTRVVLDTAHVRAKKGGERTGPSPVDRGKPGSKMHVLSDANGLPLLVGVSAGNTHDSEGLKPMVEGHQTRHDPHRGRYFKPQRLHADKTYDRADLRKWLRGKRIGVRIARKGIESNKRLGRRRWVIERTMSWLSGYRRLSPRYERDPRNYLAFLGLAAAICCYKRLIRLTT, encoded by the coding sequence ATGGGACGGGGCGCGTGGAGTTGGATTGTTCCGGATGGGCTGTGGGAGATCGCAAAGCCGCTGATCCCGCCGTCGAGGGTGCGGCCGCAAGGCGGCGGAACACAGGACACGCCTGATGAAACGCTGTTCGCGGCCATCATCTACGTACTGGTCAGCGGCTGCGCCTGGCGCCAACTACCGTCTTGCTTCGGCATATCGAAGTCGACCGCCCACCGCCGGTTCCTGATCTGGTCGAGAGCCGGAGTCTGGGGGCGGCTGCACGAAGCCGTGCTGCACCGACTCGATGACGCCGGCCTCATCGACGTCACCCGCGTCGTCCTGGACACCGCCCACGTGAGGGCTAAAAAAGGGGGCGAACGCACAGGTCCGAGCCCCGTGGACCGGGGCAAGCCGGGTTCCAAGATGCACGTCCTGTCGGACGCGAACGGACTGCCCCTCCTCGTCGGCGTCTCGGCCGGCAACACCCACGACAGCGAAGGGCTGAAGCCCATGGTCGAGGGTCACCAAACGAGACACGACCCCCACCGCGGCCGGTACTTCAAGCCCCAGCGCCTCCACGCAGACAAAACCTACGACCGCGCCGACCTGCGGAAATGGTTACGTGGCAAACGCATCGGAGTACGGATCGCGCGCAAAGGCATCGAGTCCAACAAACGATTGGGCCGCCGCCGCTGGGTCATCGAGCGGACGATGTCCTGGCTGTCCGGCTACCGACGCCTGAGCCCTCGCTACGAACGCGATCCCCGCAACTACCTGGCCTTTCTCGGACTCGCCGCCGCCATCTGCTGCTACAAACGACTCATCCGCCTCACCACGTAG
- a CDS encoding HAD domain-containing protein gives MTRHGNRPLLFLDVDGPLLPFGDGPQRDLAGTASNSHMARLNPQIGPRLAALPCDLVWATTWEEEANIELAPRLGLPQLPVVNWPEPSAAHEREDQWFGLHWKTRTLVAWADGRPFAWVDDEITDADRDWVSTHHPAQAILHHVASSRGLTDQDFAVLDQWLQLA, from the coding sequence ATGACCAGGCACGGGAACCGTCCACTGCTCTTCCTGGACGTCGACGGGCCGCTCCTGCCGTTCGGTGACGGCCCACAGCGCGATCTGGCGGGCACCGCATCCAACTCGCACATGGCGCGGCTCAACCCGCAGATCGGGCCGCGGCTCGCGGCGCTGCCATGCGACCTGGTCTGGGCCACCACCTGGGAAGAAGAGGCCAATATCGAGCTGGCACCGCGCCTCGGCCTGCCGCAGCTGCCGGTCGTGAACTGGCCAGAGCCCTCAGCCGCCCACGAACGCGAAGACCAGTGGTTTGGGCTCCACTGGAAGACCCGAACCCTCGTCGCGTGGGCGGACGGACGCCCGTTCGCCTGGGTCGACGACGAGATCACCGACGCCGACCGAGACTGGGTATCCACCCACCACCCGGCCCAGGCGATCCTCCATCACGTCGCGTCGTCCCGCGGCCTTACCGACCAGGACTTCGCAGTCCTCGATCAATGGCTACAGCTGGCTTGA